In the Pontibacillus sp. HMF3514 genome, GCCTTCATTTGAACGCCTGCTTGCAAAATCTGGTTCATTAAACGAATGGCTGGAGCATCCTCAGGGTCATTCGTTTCTTCTACGGTAACCTCGGTTTCTTTTAAGTTGTAATACTTATTAATGGCTTGGTAGATTTCATCTTTGGTTGAAATAACCGGTGAAATTTGAAAGCCTGTTGATATTTGCAGGTCATCAATGGCGTAGTAATCCATTGGGTCATTCATCGCCACAATTAATTCATCCTCTTCCTTTTTTAAAGGAATAAGGAGATTTCGTCGTGCAAAATCCTTAGACACCATGGTCATCAGATTTGTATCAATGGGATAGCGATATAACGAAATATGGGGAATGCCTAGTTGGAACTCCAGCACTTCAATGAGCTGTTGTTCGGTTATAAAGCCTTTCTCTAATAAGGCATCCCCTAGTTTTTGCCCACTTTTTTTCGATTGAATCGCCTCTTCGATTTGCTCTTCTGAAAGCAATCCTGCTTCTTTTAATAAATCACCTAAACGCTTCCGCTTTGCCATTAGGCTTCCCCCTTGATTTCCGCAGCAGTGATTTTATTTCTCTTTACTCTTCGTATTTCCTTGAGGTTTCTCCCAGATATCATTTGGAGCCTGGTTGGTATCATTCCCATCTGAGGTCCCTTCATCTACATTACTAGATGAGTGATTATCTCCATCACTTTCATTTGAATCTTCTTTAGGCGATGAAGAATTGCTTGAGTTATTCGAATGATTATTCTCATCTTTACTAAACGTCGGAGCTCTATTGTCGTCCGAGCTTCCAGACGACAATCCACCTGAGTTGTTTGTTGAACCCGATTCTGTTTCTGGTGGTTGGTCGTTCGTACCATATCTCACTTCAATGCGGTTTACAGGCGGATAGTAATCGTCAGAGATAAAATCTTTTTGAATAACTTTTCCGTTATCCTCAACAAAACGAAATACTTCTACTGAAGTTCCTTCTTGCCCTTCAACCTTTACATTTGATTCACCCTTCGGAACAAGTTCGGAAAACTGAACAATTGTCCTTGGTTGAATCTTACGGCTATTCTCTAAGGTTATCTCATAACTGTTTGGAAGAGGATAACCTAAAAGCTTCACGATTAGCTCACCATTCTCCACAGCTACGTTAAGCTGATAAGATTGCTCATTAGGATTCGCAAAAACAAGGTCATGATTGTTCTCAGGTTTTACACTCGCTTCTTTCCCTAACTCTGCGTAAGCAGGTAGTTTGGTAGAAATATGACGTTGTTTAATAATAAAGTTCGTTTCCAAAACAGCTCCATACATCGCTGTGGCTACAGCATTCACAGAAGGTTGATCCATACCTTCTTCTACAAATGAGAGAAGAGAAAAAGGAGTTTGCTTTTGAACAATTTCTTCATTTAGAGCATTGGCCAAGTCCGTAACGTCCATATCTTCATTCAAGGTAATGCCATACTCACTAACCACTTCATAAAGTTGAGTTGTTCCATCTTCAACATACTGATAGATTGAAAAATGAAGTGGGTCTTGATATAAAGTTTCTGCCTTCGCTAAGATTTTTTTTGATAGTTTATCTATTAAAATATGATCATATAAATCCCTACCTACCTTATTTTGAAGAACACCAAAATAAGATTCATTCATGTCCACAACAAAATAATTCCTTTCTCTATCCTCCACTTGGTTCAATGTTTCAGGGATATCAAACTGAATAAAATCTTGTTGGAAGAAAATATTTTGTTCTTTCATCTCGAGCGTTACTTGATGCGTTTCCTTCCATTCGGAAGCTCGGGATGCAAGCTTTTGCCGTGCTTCAACTTTTGTTAACCCACCAATGTGAACGGGGCCCACCATTGTTTCGGCTTCATATGTACGTGGCTCCCCGAAAACTTGATCATACGCTAAAGGGCCAACTTGAGAAAAAGTGAAAAGAAAACCGGAACATAATAAAAGAAATAAAAAAATACCAATATTACTTTTTCCCATTGTAAGCCCCCTTAGCGCATACGTTTGAATACAATTTGCTTAATCATATGCTTGCCTTTTTTGAATAAAAATCCTTTTACATAACGTTTAAGAATCTTTTTGACCATAATCATCATCCCTTTGATTTAAAAGATCTTCTAAGTCCGTAAAATCCGATCGATCCTCTATTAATACGTCTGAACCTCGAGAAGGTATATCTTGTTCTTCAATAATATCAATATCAAAGCTCTCAAAACCTTCTCTTTCCTCAAACTGCTGCTTTAGATCTTTTTTCTCCAAATCCTCCTGCTTAAACTCATCTATAACAAAATCTTCTTGATCATCATTGAATAAAGAAGACGTTTGGGAGTTAAGCTCTCTATCTTGTTTAGGTTGCTTATGGGTTTGTTGGCGAGCAGCTAGCAGCTCCTCTTCAGGTGAAATCTCTACTTTTGGAGTGGGTTCATTTCTTTCATGATTAGAATCGATTTGAGATTCTTTTATTCCGCTCTCTCTTTTTCTGTTTAGGGATACTTCTTCTTCCAGATCGGTCATCGTTCCAGATTGGATATTGCTAATTTGTTCCTCAACTTGATCAACCTCTTCTTCTAGACTTGATTCAGAAGACTCATGAACGTAATCATGAGTATCTTGAATATCCTCATAATCCAGTATGGCATTTTCATTTTGAAAACTTTCTTCATCGATATTGGGCTTTTCACTTTTTACATCATCCAGGGATTGGAGTGTCCCCATTTGATTTTGACTTAAGATGTTTTTGTTAGTCTCTTCATCATGGTCTTCCTCAAAGATATTAGATGATTTAACCGATCTCTGTAATAGTATTGTCAATAAACCAGATAAAGTTATAAGTAATATAAGTATGTACCACCACTGAAATAAGGATAAAGATAATAGGCCAATTAAAGATACAACGTATGCAGCTATAACTAAGGTGATTTTTCCTTTCATGGATATACCTAGAGGCATAAAATAGACTACAGAAAGCAGGATTAAAAATCCGATGCTAGCAAAAATTATGTTCTCCAATCTATTCACCTCATTCTATTAGTCTATGACTTTTAACATATTCATTTTTAATTTATTGTATAATAAAGAAATTAGATTTAAAAGATTTGGAGCTTTTACATTTAATTGGTAAACAATTAATACCGAATGTAAGAAGGAGTTTGTTAAATTGAAAAGTCAGAAAGGTTTTACATTAGTTGAGGTACTGGCAGCCTTGCTCCTTTTATCTATTATATCAATTGTTGTCTACTCATTTATAAATTTTTCAAGTGTACAAAGTGTACAATCTAAAAACCGAGAAGAAGCTTTGAAAATAGGACAGAAGCATTTACAAACGACGATTGAGGAAATTAAAGCTGGGCAACTTAGCTCTCCTTTAAATCAATCTGCTTATACACAAGAGAATGGCTATACAATCTCAAGAATTGCTACAAATCCAGGTGACCCAATCCCCAATACATATTTGCCTGAACTACAACTCCACGTTTCCTTACAAGGCATTGCTTACAGACCAGGTTCAAGTGATGCAAAGCAAATTACGGTTACGGTTTCATGGGAGGGAACAAATTGAAGAAATTACAAAATCAAAAAGGGGTAACGCTAGTAGAGTTACTGGCAGGACTCGCCATTGGTGGGATTATAATCACTTTAGCCATGAGTGTATTTATATTTTTATTTCAATTTGTCCAAGATCAAGAACAAGAAATAGTGGATCGATCTCAAAATCATCTATTAAATACAGTGTTATCAAGAAACTTATCATCTCCCATAACCGTATACTATTGGGATGCAAATGAACTTAGGTTTAAAAATCAAGACGAGGTTACTTTTCGTATATTATTTAATAGTTCCGTGAACGAATTAACAATTTCTAAATGTTCTTCCTGCACAAATATTAAAACTTATTCAAATGAAACTGTTGTTGAAAAACTTCAAAATGTAAAAGATATGAGTGTCATAAATGCTTCTCCATCACAGGATAGTCCAATTACAAACCGATTCACCCTACGCTTCATTTTAGATGATATTAGTGTTAGAACTAACGGAGAGAAAATCAATCAAGAAAAAGAAATTTCTTGGACAGTAACACCATTAAATGTGAATTATAATAAACCTCCTAATTGAAGGAGGTTTATTTTATTGGCAAGTTCCAAAATTTACGGATCCAGCTAAATCACCTGATTTTAAAATTCCACAAGGATTACCACTATAATCAAATATATCTGTTGATTCTATAACACTTAGATCTTGCAAGTAAATCCCCTTTTCTTCACCCGCATACAGCATTAGCTCTGGTTTATTTTTACTATATTCTAAAGTGGCTTTTTGTAAAAAGATTTCTCCCACTGCATTAAACTCGATCCTTCTCTCTGCAAACAAATTAGCTCCTCGTGCATCAATATCCTGAGCAGATTGAATCGAAATTCCTGTAAAGCTATCCTGACTATTCGATGTTGAATTATTCCTTAAAGAACCTTGTATCACTACATTGCCAGTTTTTGAAGTAATATTAAATGTTGGATTACTCTGATTAGCAACTGTAAGGGAAGCAAGATCTTGGATAACTACTTCACCAGCAGATAACGAAATGTTTTCTTTATCTGTATTTGTAAAATCAACACTATTGGTCACTATAAGCGTTTCATCAGCTGGCTGATCAATACTATTTTTCATCTCTTTATACTCAATTTCTCCATCAGGACCTATACGAATAACAGCATTCCCATTTGCTGCAGTAACATTTAGATAAGATGTCATACGATCACTTTTATCTCCATCAATAAAATTAGATGTAGCTCCTAATATTTTGGTGCTCGTGGCTGAATACTCCTTTGTAAATGCATAAAAGTTAAAATTGGGCTTGAAGTCTCCAAATGCTACTCCCCCTTTTGCATTGGTATATTCAATGTTATAACTTTGACCATATTGATAATTTAAGAAGAATAGATAACTGCCAAATGATTGCTTTAAATCAGATAAGAGATCATCTTGTTCATTACTCTCTGATATTGCAATATCTGACTCTTCTAGACGACTTCTAATATCAGAGTCTGATAGCATTGTAAATGAAGCAACACTATCCCAGCTAGCCCATTGGGTAGCTCCTTCATCTCTTATATCAAAGGTTATTTGGTTTGTCCCTTTTGGTGTAAAACCACAAATCAGATGTTTCCCATTTCCCAGATCTTCAACATAAATCCAAGGTGGGAGTTTACGACGACTATTTACCACCATATGCGTTAAGGATTCTGAGTAGTCTCCTGAAAAAGCTTTCATCACTACTTTATATGCTTGGTTTCGTGTTTGACAGGACAGATCCATATCACTCATCGTCTGGGTCGTAACTTTTAAAGTAACTTTTTCTCCATCAGGTAAGTAAAGGTTTTCATTATTACATAAGCTTTGTAAAATCTCGTTGTTTTCTAAGTAACTATTCATGGCAGAGTTTAAGACTTGGTTCACTTGTACCTCATTCGTTAACCTTATCACTTGAGAGCGATCTTGCGACAATTGTGAGAATACAACGGGCATAAATATAGCAAGTGAAAAAATAATAAGTAACACATACACTAATGCACCGCCATTTTCATTTGTGAAGTAATGTTTCATAGTATCGCTCCTATGTAGATTCAAACCTATTATATCATGTTGAAGTATTTAAAAACGGCTGAGCATTCACTCAGCCGTTTCTACTTTTCATATGCTGCTACTTTATTACGTCCTTTTCGTTTGGCACCCATGTACATGGCACGGTCTGCGTGACGAACAAGTTCTCTTGGATCTTCGCAATCTTCTGGATAAGTCGCGGTTCCTAAGCTGGCAGTTAAATTCACCTTAACCGGTTCACTATCATCCATTATGTGCTCAGAAAGAATAAATGGTTCATTTGCGATCTTTCTTCTCACATTTTCTGCGATGTGATAAGCATGTTCTTGATTTACATTTGGAAGTAAAATGACGAACTCCTCTCCTCCATAGCGCGCCACAGTTCCTTTATCATCGATTATATTGATTAACCGTTCTGCTAATTCACATAACGCTTCATTTCCACTTTCATGACCATACATGTCATTGACCTGTTTAAAATGATCTAAATCAATTAGAACAATTGAGATGTGTTCTTCTCGATTCTGTTTATTTAATTCATTGAAATAGTTTTCTAGATGATTTTCAAAGTAACGATAGTTATACAATTTCGTAAGTGGGCAAATCTCACTTTTTCGTTTAGTTTCCTCATAGTTTCTTGCGTTTAACAATGCTACCGCTAAATAATTTGTTAAGATATCTGCGATCATATACTGGTATTTTTCATATGCTCGCTTCTTTTTTGAGGCTAACGTAAGTACCCCCACAACACGCCCATCCCGTTCGATTGGAATGGATATAACGCTTTCTACATCCTCAGGTATAAAAGATGCTTGACCACTCGACTTGGATTTCGACCACTGTTTTCTCGATCTATAGTGAAGCCCTTGAGCATTTCCCCAAACTTTACCGCTTACGGATTCAAACTTGTTAAGAGTAACCTTAGGTAAATTTTCGTGATGTTCGGAGTCATAAAACCGAATTAATTTAAGGTATTCATGATTTGGATCATCACGATTTACATCATATACGTAGGCATAGTCGACATCTAATAAGCTTGAAATCCTCTCAACAAATCGATCTAACACCTCATCGGCCTCTAATTTTCCCGTTAGCTCGTGTCCGATCTCACTCGTTTTTTGTAAATATCCATTAATGCGTCTACTAGAATAGTACAACATTAAAATAAGCGATAAACTTACAAATGGTACACCTACATAATAAATGGCTTGTGTACCAATCTCTACGTAGAGAATATAAAGCACGAACCCGATTGGTATTACAAACAGTGTATTATAAAAGTCCCACAAAAATCCTTTGTTAAAGAACTTCTGAGGTTCTCCCACTATGTATTTTCTTATTAAACTTAATAGAATCTGATTTGTTAAAAAGTAAGAGACAACATAACCCGTGATAGGGATTGCATCTCTAGGTGAATTCATAGCCATTTGGCCATGTTCACCATCCAAGATATAGTAAACTAAGGCACTTAATATAGATATGGTTAAAAACATTACAAGGTTTAAGGGAATCTTATATAGCAAGGTTTTGGGTAATCTTATCTTCATAATTAACATGACATAGGCAAGTTGAGTCAAAATCATTTCGGTAAACAAACCGTAATACAGGAATACAGCAATTGATATACCATGAATGAAGAAAACAGGAGTATCGTTAACAATAATCGGTAACATTGCCACAATACTCATAAGTACAGCAAATGAGATCAAATCAAACCAATTACTATCAAAAGTTGGTGAAGGAAAAACATTGTAAATCATTATCAGCGTGGTAGGGTACAATAACGCCCATACGCCCCATATCCCAACTACCTTCTGCTTAGAAATCATTTGCAAGCATCTCCCTATAAAAATCTTCCAATACAATGCTTTAACTTAACGATTATTGATATTCTATGAGAATTCTATTTTAAATTATACAGAATATTCAATTTTAAATAATACTAATAGCATAGCACATAAATCCTATATTTTCAAAAAATTCACCACCTCTAAATCTTGCATAAATAAGAGAAATAGCTACATATTTCGAGTTTTGACGAACATACGCCATATAGTTTAATCAAAAAAAGTATATTAGTCGTAAAGACTCATAAATTGTCGGATTTCAGAAATAAATTGTAATGATCCTGTTATTAATAAAATTTCTTGATGATTTAATTCGACATAATTTCCAATGAATTCTTTCCAATCATCCGTTATAGAAAAATTTTTACGGCCGAATTGAGCCTTCAAGTCTTGTACACTAGCAGATCGGGGATGATCAAAACTTGTTAACGTGATCGTATCAGCATGCTGATTCACATATTCCATCATCTGCTCCACTGGTTTATCCTTAAATGCCGCAAATAACACTTGCTTCTTTTTATCTGGATACAAAGCATTGGCTGTATCCATACATGCATGGATACCTTCCAAATTGTGTGCACCATCTACTACAATCGTTGGTTGATCGTGTATTTTTTCAAAACGACCTGGCAAGCTCGCTTTTGCTAAACTTCCTTTTACTTTCTTCTTATCAAAATCTTCAAGAAGCAGTTCAATAGCTTTTATAGCT is a window encoding:
- a CDS encoding sensor domain-containing diguanylate cyclase encodes the protein MISKQKVVGIWGVWALLYPTTLIMIYNVFPSPTFDSNWFDLISFAVLMSIVAMLPIIVNDTPVFFIHGISIAVFLYYGLFTEMILTQLAYVMLIMKIRLPKTLLYKIPLNLVMFLTISILSALVYYILDGEHGQMAMNSPRDAIPITGYVVSYFLTNQILLSLIRKYIVGEPQKFFNKGFLWDFYNTLFVIPIGFVLYILYVEIGTQAIYYVGVPFVSLSLILMLYYSSRRINGYLQKTSEIGHELTGKLEADEVLDRFVERISSLLDVDYAYVYDVNRDDPNHEYLKLIRFYDSEHHENLPKVTLNKFESVSGKVWGNAQGLHYRSRKQWSKSKSSGQASFIPEDVESVISIPIERDGRVVGVLTLASKKKRAYEKYQYMIADILTNYLAVALLNARNYEETKRKSEICPLTKLYNYRYFENHLENYFNELNKQNREEHISIVLIDLDHFKQVNDMYGHESGNEALCELAERLINIIDDKGTVARYGGEEFVILLPNVNQEHAYHIAENVRRKIANEPFILSEHIMDDSEPVKVNLTASLGTATYPEDCEDPRELVRHADRAMYMGAKRKGRNKVAAYEK
- a CDS encoding type II secretion system protein, encoding MKKLQNQKGVTLVELLAGLAIGGIIITLAMSVFIFLFQFVQDQEQEIVDRSQNHLLNTVLSRNLSSPITVYYWDANELRFKNQDEVTFRILFNSSVNELTISKCSSCTNIKTYSNETVVEKLQNVKDMSVINASPSQDSPITNRFTLRFILDDISVRTNGEKINQEKEISWTVTPLNVNYNKPPN
- a CDS encoding prepilin-type N-terminal cleavage/methylation domain-containing protein codes for the protein MKSQKGFTLVEVLAALLLLSIISIVVYSFINFSSVQSVQSKNREEALKIGQKHLQTTIEEIKAGQLSSPLNQSAYTQENGYTISRIATNPGDPIPNTYLPELQLHVSLQGIAYRPGSSDAKQITVTVSWEGTN
- a CDS encoding G5 domain-containing protein, encoding MGKSNIGIFLFLLLCSGFLFTFSQVGPLAYDQVFGEPRTYEAETMVGPVHIGGLTKVEARQKLASRASEWKETHQVTLEMKEQNIFFQQDFIQFDIPETLNQVEDRERNYFVVDMNESYFGVLQNKVGRDLYDHILIDKLSKKILAKAETLYQDPLHFSIYQYVEDGTTQLYEVVSEYGITLNEDMDVTDLANALNEEIVQKQTPFSLLSFVEEGMDQPSVNAVATAMYGAVLETNFIIKQRHISTKLPAYAELGKEASVKPENNHDLVFANPNEQSYQLNVAVENGELIVKLLGYPLPNSYEITLENSRKIQPRTIVQFSELVPKGESNVKVEGQEGTSVEVFRFVEDNGKVIQKDFISDDYYPPVNRIEVRYGTNDQPPETESGSTNNSGGLSSGSSDDNRAPTFSKDENNHSNNSSNSSSPKEDSNESDGDNHSSSNVDEGTSDGNDTNQAPNDIWEKPQGNTKSKEK